A stretch of Treponema vincentii F0403 DNA encodes these proteins:
- a CDS encoding CPBP family intramembrane glutamic endopeptidase has product MNKKVVFFNLMNLLITFILAMIFGGATQNIRGNELLLGSVTMVTVQLSPLITTLIFRKKYNERKFYAYKLNRYSVIAIIFPITLILLSSFILDLMGIPYVKSEYTGYLLLIGIIATIVGSISEEIGWRGTLLQIFENKYTSFTGSLFVGILWGAWHFFKIMNVGFVGYLLFIPTVIMLSIFITYFYKKSKNNILNAIFYHTFFNLSNMILLFERESIQLYLTILGVSALLLILLFMYDREYFKLKESIEISGIGNRKNG; this is encoded by the coding sequence ATGAATAAAAAAGTAGTATTTTTTAATTTGATGAACTTACTAATAACCTTTATTCTTGCTATGATATTCGGAGGTGCTACACAAAATATCAGAGGTAATGAATTACTATTAGGCTCTGTTACAATGGTTACAGTACAATTATCTCCATTGATAACAACTTTAATTTTTAGAAAAAAATATAATGAAAGAAAATTTTATGCTTATAAATTAAATAGATACTCAGTAATAGCTATTATATTTCCAATAACACTGATTTTACTATCTTCATTTATACTTGATTTAATGGGAATACCGTATGTTAAATCAGAATACACGGGGTATTTGTTACTAATTGGTATTATAGCTACTATTGTCGGATCTATTAGTGAGGAAATTGGTTGGAGAGGAACTTTATTACAAATTTTTGAAAATAAATATACTTCGTTTACCGGTTCACTATTTGTTGGAATACTTTGGGGGGCATGGCATTTCTTCAAAATAATGAACGTCGGATTCGTAGGATACCTATTATTTATCCCTACGGTTATTATGCTTAGTATTTTTATCACATATTTTTATAAGAAATCAAAAAACAATATTTTAAATGCAATTTTTTATCATACTTTTTTTAATTTATCAAATATGATTCTTTTATTTGAAAGAGAATCAATACAATTATATTTAACTATATTAGGTGTATCTGCATTGTTACTCATATTATTGTTTATGTATGATAGAGAGTATTTTAAATTAAAAGAAAGCATAGAAATTTCGGGAATCGGGAACAGGAAAAATGGATAA
- the vapC gene encoding type II toxin-antitoxin system VapC family toxin, with product MVLVDTSVLINFFRGKETVGTAYFEKLLEEQKHFCINEFIYQEILQGSKDEKEFAILKSYLMNVPLYLLKRGIQSFENAALLNFRCRRKGVTIRSTVDLLIAETAIENNIPLLHDDDDFTNMARIITELKLVV from the coding sequence ATGGTTTTAGTAGATACTTCTGTGCTGATCAATTTTTTTCGTGGCAAGGAAACTGTTGGTACAGCATATTTTGAAAAATTGCTTGAGGAACAAAAACATTTTTGCATCAATGAATTCATTTATCAAGAGATTCTGCAAGGTTCAAAAGACGAAAAAGAATTTGCTATTTTGAAATCTTATTTAATGAATGTACCGTTATATTTGCTAAAACGTGGTATTCAATCCTTTGAAAATGCTGCTCTGTTGAATTTCCGTTGTCGTAGAAAAGGTGTTACAATTCGTAGTACGGTAGATTTGCTGATTGCAGAAACTGCGATTGAAAATAATATTCCGCTTCTACACGATGATGACGATTTTACTAATATGGCTCGAATTATTACGGAGTTAAAGCTGGTTGTGTAG
- a CDS encoding GNAT family N-acetyltransferase yields MIEESKDADKIAKLNESVQNLHYERYPEYFKPYSYDSVLQYVKEQLSKDNYHAYIIGDQNNEYGYVLFFEQNYMENPFRKAYKGIQIEHICIKKEYRNLGYGNKLMNSLQEYANKIGATQIELSYWELNTEAERFHKNAGYKRNISFVVRKL; encoded by the coding sequence ATGATTGAAGAATCAAAAGATGCAGATAAGATTGCTAAACTTAATGAATCTGTTCAGAATCTGCATTATGAGAGATATCCAGAATATTTCAAGCCATATTCATATGACTCTGTTTTACAGTATGTGAAGGAACAATTGTCAAAAGATAATTATCATGCATATATTATTGGCGATCAGAATAATGAGTATGGATATGTTTTATTCTTTGAACAAAATTACATGGAGAATCCATTTAGGAAAGCTTATAAAGGTATTCAAATCGAACACATATGTATTAAAAAAGAATACAGAAATCTAGGTTATGGGAATAAGTTAATGAATTCACTACAAGAATATGCGAATAAAATAGGTGCAACGCAAATAGAGTTATCATATTGGGAATTAAATACAGAAGCAGAACGATTCCATAAAAATGCCGGCTATAAGCGAAACATCAGTTTTGTTGTAAGGAAATTATAG
- a CDS encoding SAP domain-containing protein: MTIKEFENKYWHMSELKALAKSLEIPFDLKIRKDQLEKMIIHFLETGTVNKKNNYWSKSRNRDILNGHTYVENFTNKKATWEFIHSEMDKRIPGLKPKSGAKYWLNRWIEDKLSHGEKITYNDVICEYIRLNKTEEKLPQIPSCKFNNFISDYLANEKNATREEALDAWSKLKAMKAKKDYITWKKDKNTI; encoded by the coding sequence ATGACAATAAAAGAATTCGAGAATAAATATTGGCACATGAGTGAACTCAAAGCATTAGCAAAATCGCTTGAAATTCCTTTTGATTTAAAAATACGAAAGGATCAGCTTGAAAAGATGATTATTCATTTTTTGGAAACCGGAACAGTAAATAAAAAGAATAATTATTGGAGTAAAAGCCGGAATAGAGACATATTGAATGGTCATACTTATGTTGAAAATTTTACCAACAAAAAAGCAACATGGGAATTCATACATAGTGAGATGGATAAACGGATTCCGGGATTAAAACCGAAATCAGGGGCAAAATATTGGCTTAATCGATGGATTGAAGACAAACTTTCTCATGGTGAAAAAATAACGTATAATGATGTCATTTGTGAATACATTCGATTAAACAAAACTGAAGAAAAGCTTCCCCAAATTCCATCCTGTAAATTTAATAATTTCATCAGTGATTATCTGGCAAATGAAAAAAATGCAACAAGAGAAGAGGCATTAGACGCGTGGAGTAAGCTAAAAGCTATGAAGGCAAAAAAAGATTATATAACGTGGAAAAAGGACAAAAATACAATTTAA
- a CDS encoding type II toxin-antitoxin system PemK/MazF family toxin, whose amino-acid sequence MTHGEIWTIDFGQPVGSLPSKIRPVVVMQNDLLGIKDLNTVVVIPFTSNLDRADFEPNILIEKEETGLSKDSVAVIHLIGAVNKFCLEKKVSRLSEENYQKLVEAVVKLVANE is encoded by the coding sequence ATGACACATGGTGAGATATGGACAATTGATTTTGGGCAGCCGGTAGGCAGTTTGCCGTCAAAAATACGTCCTGTCGTCGTAATGCAAAATGATTTGCTCGGAATAAAAGATCTGAATACAGTTGTGGTAATTCCTTTTACTTCGAATCTAGACCGAGCAGATTTTGAGCCTAATATTCTTATTGAAAAAGAAGAAACTGGGCTTTCGAAAGATTCGGTCGCAGTAATTCATCTTATTGGTGCGGTAAATAAATTTTGCCTTGAAAAGAAGGTGTCAAGACTTTCCGAAGAAAATTATCAGAAGCTTGTGGAAGCTGTGGTAAAATTGGTTGCAAATGAGTAA
- a CDS encoding helix-turn-helix domain-containing protein, translated as MTLTEALKEQMKDETFRKEYESLGPEYELISSLIDARKLSHVTQKQLADATGIAQSDISKIENGSGNPTIKILKRLADGLGMNLKIEFIAKTKVSI; from the coding sequence ATGACATTAACAGAGGCATTAAAAGAACAAATGAAAGATGAAACTTTCAGAAAAGAATATGAATCTCTTGGACCGGAATATGAACTTATCAGTTCATTAATTGATGCCAGAAAATTAAGTCATGTTACGCAAAAACAACTTGCCGATGCAACTGGAATTGCTCAATCAGATATAAGCAAAATAGAGAATGGTTCTGGAAATCCGACAATAAAGATTTTGAAAAGGCTTGCAGACGGACTGGGAATGAATTTGAAGATAGAATTTATTGCTAAAACTAAAGTATCGATATAA
- a CDS encoding TM2 domain-containing protein, translated as MNKFSKVTGLIAFWTELSLLIAIILLIFFQKSIVGIYLSSLDEYKDIFIVPWQEIIKNFIFFFLLGIFCLKSNSNEREYGILTLYFYILITIIFDNPFSVSALFIAVSQKGVNYLTFFSAFNSAQNSILYIFILIRNISFILSAGSMIVKSESRYLEIKNNKRISPKSRTYLILYSAFLGFLGIDRFYIGRTVIGIGKLLLGLIIVTEFFLVFCYWYSFLLIDRSVFIILLIGFVSISVLVNSIDFILAVFGRMKDSEKNSVRNW; from the coding sequence ATGAATAAGTTTTCAAAAGTTACAGGATTAATTGCATTTTGGACAGAACTAAGTTTACTTATTGCAATAATTCTTTTAATTTTTTTTCAAAAAAGTATTGTAGGAATATATTTGTCATCCTTAGATGAGTATAAAGATATATTTATTGTTCCGTGGCAAGAAATTATTAAGAACTTTATTTTTTTCTTTTTACTGGGAATTTTCTGTTTAAAAAGTAATTCAAATGAAAGGGAGTATGGAATTCTAACACTTTATTTTTATATTCTCATAACAATAATATTTGATAATCCTTTTTCGGTTTCCGCCTTATTTATCGCTGTGTCACAGAAAGGAGTAAATTACCTTACATTTTTTTCTGCATTTAATTCTGCACAGAATTCCATTTTATATATATTTATTCTGATAAGAAATATTTCTTTTATTTTATCAGCAGGTAGTATGATTGTAAAGAGCGAAAGCCGATATTTGGAAATAAAAAATAATAAAAGAATTTCACCAAAAAGTAGAACTTATTTAATACTTTATTCTGCATTTTTAGGTTTTTTAGGAATTGATAGATTCTATATAGGACGAACGGTAATAGGTATTGGAAAATTATTACTTGGATTGATTATTGTTACTGAATTTTTTTTGGTTTTTTGCTATTGGTATTCATTTCTTCTTATAGATAGAAGTGTATTTATTATATTATTAATAGGTTTTGTAAGTATATCAGTGCTCGTAAATAGCATAGATTTCATTCTTGCAGTTTTTGGCAGAATGAAGGATTCTGAAAAAAACTCAGTGAGAAATTGGTAG
- a CDS encoding type II toxin-antitoxin system RelE/ParE family toxin, which translates to MANNWIVEFYETKAGEKPSLDFINTLEIKLKAKVFRDLGLLENKGNELRLPYSQHIDDGIFELRTIQGNNIVRHLYFFIIEKKIIITHGFRKKTQKTPLSEIQRAKDYRTDYLNRNLEAGGKK; encoded by the coding sequence ATGGCAAATAATTGGATTGTTGAATTCTATGAAACAAAAGCAGGTGAAAAACCAAGTTTAGATTTCATAAATACGCTTGAAATCAAGCTTAAGGCTAAAGTGTTCCGTGATTTAGGATTACTGGAAAATAAAGGGAATGAGTTAAGATTGCCATATTCCCAGCACATTGATGACGGTATATTTGAGTTAAGAACAATTCAAGGTAACAATATAGTAAGGCATTTGTATTTCTTTATCATTGAAAAGAAGATAATCATAACGCATGGTTTTCGAAAGAAAACGCAAAAAACACCACTTTCAGAAATACAAAGGGCAAAAGATTATCGAACTGACTACTTGAATAGAAATCTGGAAGCAGGAGGAAAGAAATGA
- a CDS encoding ClbS/DfsB family four-helix bundle protein: MARARNKDDLLKFATENYSKLMDIISKMTENQMNTFFDFSGDKSKKEAHWDRDKNVRDVLIHLYEWHQLMLKFIENNADGKNNIPFLPDEYSWKTYGAMNVMFWNRHQNTSLESAKVMLAESHKKILALAHKYSNEELFTKKYFSWTGTTDLRSYFVSTTSSHYDWAIKKIKLHCKKIV, encoded by the coding sequence ATGGCACGGGCAAGAAATAAAGATGATTTACTGAAATTTGCTACGGAAAATTATTCAAAATTGATGGATATTATTTCTAAAATGACTGAAAATCAAATGAACACGTTTTTTGATTTTTCCGGCGATAAAAGTAAAAAAGAAGCTCATTGGGATCGTGATAAAAATGTGAGAGATGTCTTAATTCATTTGTATGAATGGCATCAACTTATGCTGAAATTCATAGAAAATAATGCTGACGGAAAAAATAATATTCCGTTTTTGCCGGATGAGTATTCTTGGAAAACCTATGGTGCAATGAATGTTATGTTTTGGAATCGGCATCAGAATACAAGTCTTGAAAGTGCAAAAGTAATGCTTGCAGAAAGTCATAAAAAAATTCTTGCACTGGCTCATAAATATTCCAATGAAGAACTTTTTACAAAAAAATATTTTTCATGGACAGGAACAACCGATTTAAGATCATATTTTGTAAGTACGACTTCAAGTCATTATGATTGGGCTATTAAAAAGATAAAATTGCATTGTAAAAAAATTGTATAA
- a CDS encoding Eco57I restriction-modification methylase domain-containing protein, with the protein MSKIAELEKLVKTFSDNFSYYKQPKNNYNEQTTRDDFITPFLCILGWDVSNSQGLPPQYKEVIPEKYSTKKDRPDYSLTLKGVAKLFVEVKKPAIEIQLLKEPAFQARRYGWNADHKIVILTNFEFLLIYDATIIPSDTDNVNTALYKKYNFKEYVEKFDEIRNLISKETVYSGKFDEIFSDEVFSENHHTQKVDVHFLSQINNWRLKISNYLYPSLPNNNDEDFIAVLNDKVQSFINQIIFLRICEDRNLPLYHKLLETTNDKNALIKLLKESDKRYNSGLFEDCSIYYDLDENLINEIIEELYYPKTPYLFNIIEPNLLGKIYEQFLTKKLVVESGKIILTTKKDYADRSIVSTPIEIVKYIVEKTIKPLCENRQPEEILNLKIADIACGSGIFLEEAFDYLVKYCESWYEKNDTSYLIELSSNYRQLPLEDKKNILLSCIYGIDLDVHAVEVAKFSLLIKLIENETAPSVVNISPILPNLDKNIKFGNSLVEPEKLDKNQLSDFEYLLISPFSWEKINNGNKFSAIIGNPPYVKTEDMHKLLSPKEFKYYLKNYSLPDKQFDKYFIFIEQAINKTDKNGRIGMIVPNKFLKVKSGRKLQEVLAKHKYVELIDDFGASQLFQQQSIYSCIICLNKQANESFIYSSRTSLSDLWGGQYNKFIKFSESHLNKIPWRLSPDIDFINYLCKFEKLSKPLSDYAKIFNGIQTSAESLIPVYWFSKDEIQSEDSQFYTIKKENHIYKVEKDITLPYFKPTENDEKGLDSYSVLTTDKKIIFPYDKNGKLYSLDVLRNRFPNTLNYLQAYYTRLEPKQVNSDAKRDVPDSTKDTWYQYGRNQGLTSFIDTPKLIVGVLRKLNQAMYAYDNNNMLIASGGTAGYCAIAEKEGSPYKLSYIQAWLANPHTEKYVRLVGSIFEGDYYARGTALLKTIPFIPLDLNNKDQKKIYNSVIEKTKRIFEINNLLNSKKDKKSVELFTREKQDLIVEIQHETDKVWNLEFLCDRENI; encoded by the coding sequence ATGTCAAAAATAGCAGAACTTGAAAAGCTCGTAAAAACTTTCTCAGATAATTTTTCTTACTATAAGCAGCCCAAAAATAATTATAACGAACAGACTACACGGGATGATTTTATAACGCCTTTTCTTTGCATTCTTGGTTGGGATGTTTCAAATTCACAAGGTTTACCGCCTCAATATAAAGAAGTTATCCCTGAAAAATATTCCACAAAAAAAGACCGACCAGACTATTCACTCACATTAAAAGGCGTAGCAAAGCTTTTTGTTGAAGTAAAAAAGCCTGCTATTGAAATTCAATTATTGAAGGAACCTGCATTTCAAGCCCGCCGTTACGGTTGGAATGCAGACCATAAAATTGTAATACTTACAAATTTTGAATTTTTGTTAATTTATGATGCAACGATTATTCCTTCTGATACTGATAATGTAAATACAGCTTTATATAAAAAATACAATTTTAAAGAATATGTTGAAAAATTTGACGAAATAAGAAATCTTATATCTAAAGAAACTGTATATTCTGGTAAATTTGATGAAATTTTTTCAGATGAAGTATTCTCTGAAAATCATCACACTCAGAAAGTCGATGTTCATTTTTTATCTCAAATAAATAACTGGCGATTAAAAATTAGTAATTATTTATATCCGAGTTTGCCAAATAATAATGATGAAGATTTTATTGCCGTATTGAATGATAAAGTTCAGTCATTTATTAACCAAATTATATTCTTGCGCATTTGTGAAGATCGAAATTTGCCTTTATATCATAAATTGCTAGAAACAACAAATGACAAAAATGCACTTATAAAACTTTTGAAGGAATCAGATAAAAGATATAATTCAGGTTTATTTGAAGATTGTAGTATTTATTATGATCTTGATGAAAATTTAATCAATGAAATTATAGAAGAACTTTATTATCCTAAAACCCCTTATCTTTTCAATATTATTGAACCGAATTTACTCGGAAAAATTTATGAACAATTTTTGACAAAGAAGTTAGTTGTTGAGTCTGGTAAAATAATATTAACAACCAAAAAAGATTATGCTGACCGCTCTATTGTTTCTACTCCAATCGAAATTGTAAAATATATTGTTGAAAAAACGATTAAACCTTTATGTGAAAATAGGCAGCCTGAAGAAATACTCAATTTGAAAATTGCTGATATTGCCTGCGGTTCAGGAATTTTTCTCGAAGAAGCTTTCGATTATTTAGTAAAATATTGTGAAAGTTGGTATGAGAAAAATGATACATCATATCTTATTGAACTTTCTTCTAACTACAGACAACTACCTTTGGAAGACAAAAAAAACATTTTGCTTTCTTGCATTTATGGAATAGATTTGGATGTTCATGCAGTTGAAGTCGCAAAATTCTCTCTTTTAATAAAATTAATCGAAAATGAAACGGCGCCATCTGTTGTCAACATATCTCCAATTCTTCCAAATTTAGACAAAAATATTAAGTTTGGAAATTCTCTGGTAGAACCTGAAAAATTGGATAAAAATCAACTTTCTGATTTTGAATATCTGTTAATTTCGCCATTCAGTTGGGAAAAAATAAATAATGGAAATAAATTTTCTGCGATTATCGGCAACCCGCCTTATGTAAAAACAGAAGATATGCACAAATTACTTTCTCCAAAAGAGTTCAAATATTATTTAAAAAACTATTCATTGCCCGATAAACAATTTGATAAATATTTTATTTTTATTGAACAGGCTATTAATAAAACTGATAAAAATGGACGTATAGGAATGATAGTTCCAAATAAGTTTTTAAAAGTTAAGTCAGGAAGAAAATTGCAAGAAGTTTTAGCAAAACATAAATATGTTGAACTAATTGATGATTTTGGTGCATCTCAACTATTTCAGCAACAATCTATTTATAGTTGTATCATTTGCCTAAATAAACAGGCAAATGAAAGTTTTATTTATTCCAGTCGAACTTCTTTAAGTGATCTTTGGGGAGGACAATATAACAAATTTATAAAATTTTCGGAAAGTCATTTAAACAAAATTCCTTGGCGGTTATCTCCAGATATTGATTTTATTAATTATTTATGTAAATTTGAAAAATTGTCAAAACCGTTATCGGATTATGCAAAAATATTTAACGGAATACAAACAAGTGCAGAAAGCCTTATTCCTGTTTATTGGTTTTCAAAGGATGAAATACAAAGCGAAGATTCTCAGTTTTATACTATAAAAAAGGAAAATCATATTTATAAAGTTGAAAAGGATATAACCCTTCCATATTTTAAACCAACTGAAAATGATGAAAAAGGACTTGATAGTTACAGTGTTTTAACAACAGATAAAAAAATTATTTTCCCTTATGATAAAAATGGAAAACTTTACAGTTTGGATGTTTTACGCAATAGATTTCCAAATACTTTAAATTATTTGCAAGCATATTATACTCGCCTTGAACCGAAGCAGGTGAACTCAGATGCTAAAAGAGATGTTCCTGATTCAACTAAAGATACGTGGTATCAATATGGAAGAAATCAAGGATTAACATCATTTATTGACACCCCCAAATTAATTGTCGGTGTTCTAAGAAAACTTAACCAAGCAATGTATGCTTATGATAATAACAATATGCTTATAGCATCAGGAGGAACAGCAGGCTATTGTGCTATTGCAGAAAAAGAAGGCTCTCCGTATAAACTTTCTTATATTCAAGCATGGCTTGCGAACCCGCATACAGAAAAGTATGTAAGGCTTGTGGGTAGTATATTCGAGGGTGATTATTATGCACGAGGAACTGCATTGTTAAAAACTATACCATTTATACCGCTTGATTTGAATAATAAAGATCAAAAAAAAATATACAATTCAGTTATTGAAAAAACAAAAAGGATTTTTGAAATAAATAATCTATTAAACTCTAAAAAAGATAAAAAATCTGTTGAATTGTTTACCAGAGAAAAACAAGATTTAATTGTTGAGATTCAGCACGAGACAGATAAAGTCTGGAATTTAGAATTTCTTTGTGATAGAGAGAATATATGA
- a CDS encoding GyrI-like domain-containing protein produces the protein MAFDFKKEYREFYLPKNKPEIVTVPKMNYIAVRGKGNPNEAGGAYQRAVGVLYAVAYTLKMSYKTDYKINEFFEYVVPPLEGFWWQAGIDGVDYSDKSSFNWISVIRIPDFVTKKDFDWAVKTAAEKKKIDCSSAEFLSIEEGLCVQIMHNGSYDDEPTSVKIMDDFIRSNGYENDMTEKRLHHEIYLSDPRKSSPEKWKTVIRHPIKKT, from the coding sequence ATGGCATTTGATTTCAAGAAAGAATACCGGGAATTTTATCTTCCCAAAAATAAACCAGAAATTGTAACAGTTCCAAAAATGAATTATATTGCAGTTAGGGGAAAAGGAAATCCAAATGAAGCAGGCGGCGCTTATCAGCGGGCAGTTGGAGTATTATATGCGGTAGCGTATACTCTAAAAATGAGTTACAAGACTGATTATAAAATTAACGAATTTTTTGAATATGTTGTTCCTCCGTTGGAAGGTTTTTGGTGGCAGGCCGGGATTGACGGCGTAGACTATTCAGACAAATCAAGCTTCAATTGGATTTCGGTAATTCGTATTCCAGATTTTGTTACAAAAAAAGATTTTGATTGGGCTGTAAAGACTGCTGCTGAAAAGAAAAAAATCGATTGCTCCTCTGCGGAATTTCTATCGATTGAAGAAGGCTTGTGCGTTCAGATAATGCATAACGGTTCTTATGACGATGAACCGACAAGCGTAAAAATTATGGATGATTTCATTCGATCAAATGGATATGAAAACGATATGACGGAAAAACGTTTGCACCATGAAATTTATCTTTCAGACCCCAGAAAAAGTTCTCCGGAAAAATGGAAAACGGTCATCAGGCATCCGATAAAAAAAACATAA
- a CDS encoding DUF3781 domain-containing protein, whose protein sequence is MEHISEILYKNSEKIHTTEMGIERIKHNLDLDTKDVIERCKKKILDKRSSIIKKGKNWYISIEDIMIAVNAYST, encoded by the coding sequence ATGGAACACATTTCTGAAATTCTGTATAAAAATTCAGAAAAAATTCATACAACTGAAATGGGTATTGAGCGAATAAAACATAATCTTGATTTAGATACCAAAGATGTTATTGAGCGGTGTAAAAAGAAAATTCTTGATAAGAGAAGTTCAATAATCAAAAAAGGAAAAAATTGGTATATAAGTATCGAGGATATTATGATAGCTGTTAATGCATACAGTACATAA